In Primulina eburnea isolate SZY01 unplaced genomic scaffold, ASM2296580v1 ctg973_ERROPOS9640904, whole genome shotgun sequence, one genomic interval encodes:
- the LOC140822656 gene encoding growth-regulating factor 8-like isoform X3 — MEKGANNSSGFCGSDKKSSFATDVCLMKLQGTEPSFPSKICIHEKSNLHHFSGFVGDDGGGGGRSTCGGGLGPSGGGANEVVANIYLDNVSTSGGCAEKITSTSLQPFEVFPYCSTTRDISTGGMAASVRFPFTFSQWKELERQAMIYKYMIASVPVPADLLFPLSRNFPDSCVTLAGGDGMYSASYSKKGDPEPGRCKRTDGKKWRCSRDVAPQQKYCERHLHRGRPRSRKPVEVKNNAETQKKARLEQIPLPTTVKASNDASQQFATAYQPHFLYNTTCDLSVSTPSSKGNNRDMSLMIESGMATSEGNQLQLQHLMEAHVGVTNESSPIYNFHQDYPEQQLLNLLPYSNLSATENEAPSRFIDAWSTDNLNRENVMDRERRNVVAGSDVKDFDGHQPKDDPGNSSPASWEPFARGGPLAEALQLGSLAIGESNPASPYRSISTPATSPSGVNYRTLFSNSDSSVCNSPTLAAPPSEVTFHWLN, encoded by the exons ATGGAAAAAGGAGCTAATAATAGTAGTGGGTTTTGCGGTTCAGACAAGAAATCATCATTCGCCACTGATGTTTGTTTGATGAAGCTACAGGGTACCGAACCATCATTCCCATCCAAGATTTGCATTCATgaaaaaagtaatctccaccaTTTTAGTGGCTTTGTTGGTGATGATGGTGGCGGTGGAGGCCGTAGTACCTGTGGTGGAGGTTTGGGGCCCAGTGGCGGCGGAGCTAACGAGGTTGTGGCAAATATATACCTTGACAATGTCTCAACTTCTGGTGGCTGTGCTGAAAAAATAACCAGTACGAGTTTGCAGCCTTTTGAAGTTTTTCCTTATTGTTCTACCACCCGCGACATAAGCACAG GAGGGATGGCGGCGAGTGTGCGATTTCCTTTTACGTTTTCTCAGTGGAAAGAGCTTGAAAGACAAGCTATGATTTATAAGTACATGATAGCATCTGTGCCTGTGCCTGCTGATCTTCTCTTCCCGCTTTCAAGAAATTTTCCGGACTCTTGTGTTACAT TGGCTGGTGGTGATGGTATGTACAGTGCCAGTTATTCTAAAAAAGGAGATCCAGAACCTGGGAGGTGTAAGAGAACGGATGGCAAGAAATGGAGGTGTTCAAGGGATGTGGCGCCCCAGCAGAAGTACTGTGAACGCCACCTTCACAGAGGCCGTCCCCGTTCAAGAAAGCCTGTGGAAGTTAAAAACAATGCTGAAACTCAAAAGAAAGCACGTCTTGAACAAATCCCACTTCCCACCACAGTTAAAGCCAGTAATGATGCTTCTCAGCAGTTTGCTACTGCATATCAGCCCCATTTTTTGTACAATACTACATGTGATCTCAGTGTCTCTACACCTTCCTCTAAAGGAAATAATAG GGATATGAGCTTGATGATAGAAAGCGGCATGGCTACATCGGAAGGAAATCAGCTGCAATTACAACATTTGATGGAAGCACACGTTGGAGTAACAAATGAAAGCTCCCCCATTTATAATTTTCATCAAGATTATCCAGAGCAGCAGCTATTGAACTTGCTCCCTTATTCAAATTTATCTGCCACAGAAAACGAGGCCCCATCCAGATTCATTGATGCTTGGTCCACTGACAATCTAAACCGCGAAAATGTAATGGATCGAGAAAGGAGAAATGTTGTCGCGGGTAGTGATGTGAAGGATTTTGATGGGCACCAACCCAAGGATGATCCGGGAAATTCAAGTCCTGCTTCTTGGGAGCCATTTGCCCGTGGAGGGCCGCTTGCCGAGGCCTTGCAACTTGGTTCGCTTGCAATAGGGGAATCGAATCCGGCCTCCCCTTACCGTTCGATCAGCACCCCAGCTACTTCGCCATCCGGAGTTAATTACAGGACATTGTTTTCTAACTCGGATAGCAGTGTCTGCAATAGCCCAACTCTTGCAGCTCCCCCTTCAGAAGTTACATTCCATTGGCTCAATTAG
- the LOC140822656 gene encoding growth-regulating factor 8-like isoform X1, whose protein sequence is MEKGANNSSGFCGSDKKSSFATDVCLMKLQGTEPSFPSKICIHEKSNLHHFSGFVGDDGGGGGRSTCGGGLGPSGGGANEVVANIYLDNVSTSGGCAEKITSTSLQPFEVFPYCSTTRDISTGGMAASVRFPFTFSQWKELERQAMIYKYMIASVPVPADLLFPLSRNFPDSCVTCIDKNGILYLLCSKFRPFSLCFIFKSYLIWVFVLLNWDLIAVAGGDGMYSASYSKKGDPEPGRCKRTDGKKWRCSRDVAPQQKYCERHLHRGRPRSRKPVEVKNNAETQKKARLEQIPLPTTVKASNDASQQFATAYQPHFLYNTTCDLSVSTPSSKGNNRDMSLMIESGMATSEGNQLQLQHLMEAHVGVTNESSPIYNFHQDYPEQQLLNLLPYSNLSATENEAPSRFIDAWSTDNLNRENVMDRERRNVVAGSDVKDFDGHQPKDDPGNSSPASWEPFARGGPLAEALQLGSLAIGESNPASPYRSISTPATSPSGVNYRTLFSNSDSSVCNSPTLAAPPSEVTFHWLN, encoded by the exons ATGGAAAAAGGAGCTAATAATAGTAGTGGGTTTTGCGGTTCAGACAAGAAATCATCATTCGCCACTGATGTTTGTTTGATGAAGCTACAGGGTACCGAACCATCATTCCCATCCAAGATTTGCATTCATgaaaaaagtaatctccaccaTTTTAGTGGCTTTGTTGGTGATGATGGTGGCGGTGGAGGCCGTAGTACCTGTGGTGGAGGTTTGGGGCCCAGTGGCGGCGGAGCTAACGAGGTTGTGGCAAATATATACCTTGACAATGTCTCAACTTCTGGTGGCTGTGCTGAAAAAATAACCAGTACGAGTTTGCAGCCTTTTGAAGTTTTTCCTTATTGTTCTACCACCCGCGACATAAGCACAG GAGGGATGGCGGCGAGTGTGCGATTTCCTTTTACGTTTTCTCAGTGGAAAGAGCTTGAAAGACAAGCTATGATTTATAAGTACATGATAGCATCTGTGCCTGTGCCTGCTGATCTTCTCTTCCCGCTTTCAAGAAATTTTCCGGACTCTTGTGTTACATGTATTGATAAAAATGGCATCTTGTATCTTCTCTGTTCAAAATTTCGCCCTTTCTCtttgtgttttatttttaaatcatatttaatatgggtttttgttttattgaaCTGGGATCTGATAGCAGTGGCTGGTGGTGATGGTATGTACAGTGCCAGTTATTCTAAAAAAGGAGATCCAGAACCTGGGAGGTGTAAGAGAACGGATGGCAAGAAATGGAGGTGTTCAAGGGATGTGGCGCCCCAGCAGAAGTACTGTGAACGCCACCTTCACAGAGGCCGTCCCCGTTCAAGAAAGCCTGTGGAAGTTAAAAACAATGCTGAAACTCAAAAGAAAGCACGTCTTGAACAAATCCCACTTCCCACCACAGTTAAAGCCAGTAATGATGCTTCTCAGCAGTTTGCTACTGCATATCAGCCCCATTTTTTGTACAATACTACATGTGATCTCAGTGTCTCTACACCTTCCTCTAAAGGAAATAATAG GGATATGAGCTTGATGATAGAAAGCGGCATGGCTACATCGGAAGGAAATCAGCTGCAATTACAACATTTGATGGAAGCACACGTTGGAGTAACAAATGAAAGCTCCCCCATTTATAATTTTCATCAAGATTATCCAGAGCAGCAGCTATTGAACTTGCTCCCTTATTCAAATTTATCTGCCACAGAAAACGAGGCCCCATCCAGATTCATTGATGCTTGGTCCACTGACAATCTAAACCGCGAAAATGTAATGGATCGAGAAAGGAGAAATGTTGTCGCGGGTAGTGATGTGAAGGATTTTGATGGGCACCAACCCAAGGATGATCCGGGAAATTCAAGTCCTGCTTCTTGGGAGCCATTTGCCCGTGGAGGGCCGCTTGCCGAGGCCTTGCAACTTGGTTCGCTTGCAATAGGGGAATCGAATCCGGCCTCCCCTTACCGTTCGATCAGCACCCCAGCTACTTCGCCATCCGGAGTTAATTACAGGACATTGTTTTCTAACTCGGATAGCAGTGTCTGCAATAGCCCAACTCTTGCAGCTCCCCCTTCAGAAGTTACATTCCATTGGCTCAATTAG
- the LOC140822656 gene encoding growth-regulating factor 8-like isoform X2, giving the protein MEKGANNSSGFCGSDKKSSFATDVCLMKLQGTEPSFPSKICIHEKSNLHHFSGFVGDDGGGGGRSTCGGGLGPSGGGANEVVANIYLDNVSTSGGCAEKITSTSLQPFEVFPYCSTTRDISTGGMAASVRFPFTFSQWKELERQAMIYKYMIASVPVPADLLFPLSRNFPDSCVTSVAGGDGMYSASYSKKGDPEPGRCKRTDGKKWRCSRDVAPQQKYCERHLHRGRPRSRKPVEVKNNAETQKKARLEQIPLPTTVKASNDASQQFATAYQPHFLYNTTCDLSVSTPSSKGNNRDMSLMIESGMATSEGNQLQLQHLMEAHVGVTNESSPIYNFHQDYPEQQLLNLLPYSNLSATENEAPSRFIDAWSTDNLNRENVMDRERRNVVAGSDVKDFDGHQPKDDPGNSSPASWEPFARGGPLAEALQLGSLAIGESNPASPYRSISTPATSPSGVNYRTLFSNSDSSVCNSPTLAAPPSEVTFHWLN; this is encoded by the exons ATGGAAAAAGGAGCTAATAATAGTAGTGGGTTTTGCGGTTCAGACAAGAAATCATCATTCGCCACTGATGTTTGTTTGATGAAGCTACAGGGTACCGAACCATCATTCCCATCCAAGATTTGCATTCATgaaaaaagtaatctccaccaTTTTAGTGGCTTTGTTGGTGATGATGGTGGCGGTGGAGGCCGTAGTACCTGTGGTGGAGGTTTGGGGCCCAGTGGCGGCGGAGCTAACGAGGTTGTGGCAAATATATACCTTGACAATGTCTCAACTTCTGGTGGCTGTGCTGAAAAAATAACCAGTACGAGTTTGCAGCCTTTTGAAGTTTTTCCTTATTGTTCTACCACCCGCGACATAAGCACAG GAGGGATGGCGGCGAGTGTGCGATTTCCTTTTACGTTTTCTCAGTGGAAAGAGCTTGAAAGACAAGCTATGATTTATAAGTACATGATAGCATCTGTGCCTGTGCCTGCTGATCTTCTCTTCCCGCTTTCAAGAAATTTTCCGGACTCTTGTGTTACAT CAGTGGCTGGTGGTGATGGTATGTACAGTGCCAGTTATTCTAAAAAAGGAGATCCAGAACCTGGGAGGTGTAAGAGAACGGATGGCAAGAAATGGAGGTGTTCAAGGGATGTGGCGCCCCAGCAGAAGTACTGTGAACGCCACCTTCACAGAGGCCGTCCCCGTTCAAGAAAGCCTGTGGAAGTTAAAAACAATGCTGAAACTCAAAAGAAAGCACGTCTTGAACAAATCCCACTTCCCACCACAGTTAAAGCCAGTAATGATGCTTCTCAGCAGTTTGCTACTGCATATCAGCCCCATTTTTTGTACAATACTACATGTGATCTCAGTGTCTCTACACCTTCCTCTAAAGGAAATAATAG GGATATGAGCTTGATGATAGAAAGCGGCATGGCTACATCGGAAGGAAATCAGCTGCAATTACAACATTTGATGGAAGCACACGTTGGAGTAACAAATGAAAGCTCCCCCATTTATAATTTTCATCAAGATTATCCAGAGCAGCAGCTATTGAACTTGCTCCCTTATTCAAATTTATCTGCCACAGAAAACGAGGCCCCATCCAGATTCATTGATGCTTGGTCCACTGACAATCTAAACCGCGAAAATGTAATGGATCGAGAAAGGAGAAATGTTGTCGCGGGTAGTGATGTGAAGGATTTTGATGGGCACCAACCCAAGGATGATCCGGGAAATTCAAGTCCTGCTTCTTGGGAGCCATTTGCCCGTGGAGGGCCGCTTGCCGAGGCCTTGCAACTTGGTTCGCTTGCAATAGGGGAATCGAATCCGGCCTCCCCTTACCGTTCGATCAGCACCCCAGCTACTTCGCCATCCGGAGTTAATTACAGGACATTGTTTTCTAACTCGGATAGCAGTGTCTGCAATAGCCCAACTCTTGCAGCTCCCCCTTCAGAAGTTACATTCCATTGGCTCAATTAG